Proteins encoded in a region of the Sparus aurata chromosome 6, fSpaAur1.1, whole genome shotgun sequence genome:
- the LOC115583735 gene encoding rho-related GTP-binding protein RhoA-D-like, giving the protein MAAIRKKLVIVGDGACGKTCLLIVFSKDQFPEVYVPTVFENYIADIEVDGKQVELALWDTAGQEDYDRLRPLSYPDTDVILMCFSIDSPDSLENIPEKWTPEVKHFCPNVPIILVGNKKDLRNDEHTRRELAKMKQEPVKAEEGRDMAGRISAFGYLECSAKTKDGVREVFEMATRAALQVRKRKKRGGCTLL; this is encoded by the exons ATGGCAGCCATTCGGAAGAAGTTGGTGATCGTCGGGGATGGAGCGTGTGGGAAAACATGTCTTCTGATCGTTTTCAGTAAAGACCAGTTTCCTGAAGTCTACGTCCCGACGGTGTTCGAGAACTACATCGCTGATATCGAGGTTGACGGAAAGCAG GTGGAGTTGGCGCTGTGGGATACTGCTGGACAAGAGGACTACGACAGGCTGAGGCCTCTCTCCTACCCTGACACAGACGTCATCCTCATGTGTTTCTCCATCGACAGCCCGGACAGTTTAG AAAACATCCCTGAGAAGTGGACGCCCGAGGTGAAGCACTTCTGTCCCAATGTCCCCATCATTCTAGTGGGGAACAAGAAGGACCTGAGGAACGATGAGCACACGCGGAGAGAGCTGGCCAAGATGAAGCAG GAGCCGGTGAAGGCAGAGGAAGGCAGAGACATGGCCGGCAGGATCAGTGCTTTTGGATACCTGGAGTGCTCCGCCAAGACCAAGGATGGCGTTCGGGAAGTGTTCGAGATGGCCACCAGAGCGGCGCTGCAGGTCCGCAAGCGCAAGAAGAGAGGTGGCTGCACGCTGCTGTGA